The Camarhynchus parvulus chromosome 22, STF_HiC, whole genome shotgun sequence genome includes the window ggaatgggctgggttggatgggaccaGATTCTCCAGATCCTCCAACCCATTGGATGATGGGGCTGGAAATCCCAGAAAACCACGGAGCCATGGAATGGGCTGGGTTGGATAGGACCAGatcctccagctccatccctgccgTGTTCCTGGGCAGATCACAGGGAGGATTCCCTGCTTCCAGACTCCCAAAAAGTCACTTTTCCCAATAAATTTCCACCTTTTTCAAGGAGCCAGCCCTTCCTCAGCACACAAAGCTGGATTTCCAAagccttttcctccccaaaaaagaCAAAGTTGGTGTTGGAAAGAACATCAGAGATATTTTCTGTGACCCCTCAGCTCCAACCAGAGAGTTTGGAGAACCTCAGGCACAAAACATCTGGGAGAGACCCAGGAGTTTTATTCTGGGAGCAGTTGGAAAAACCAGTAAAACCAGTTATGAGCTCATGGGGGGATGGCGTATTTCCACACAGACtgagcttttttgttttccctctttgatttccgTTTTTAAGCTGAGTGGAAGTCCGGGGTTAGCTGGATTGTGGCTCCAAAGGATGATCCCTGTTCCCGTGCATCCCTGTTTCCCTCTCTggcccttcccctgctccagatGGAATTTTCATCCTAAAAACCAAACTGGTCACGGTTAGTTAATGGCAAAAGGAtcagggttagggttagggttgtGGGTTAGGGTTTAGGGTCCAGgtcagggttagggttaggaTTGTGGGTTAAGGTGGTTTAGGGTTAAGGTTAGGGTTAAAGTCATGGTTTAGGATTAGGTTTAGGGTTAAGGTGAGGTTCAGGGTTAGGGTTGTGGTTATGGCTGTGGTTTAGGGTTAGAGTTAAAGTCAGGGTCAggcttagggttagggttgagtTTAATAGTCATGGTTTTGGTTTAGGGTTTGGGATAAGGTCATGGATTGGGgtcagggttagggttagggttcgGGTTAGGGTCAGTTTTTGGGTGAGGATTAGGGTCAGAGTCAGTTTTTGGGTTAGGGTTTGGGTTaaggttagggttagggttagggttaggttagggttaggttagggttagggttagggttagggttagggttaggttagggttaggttagggttagggttagggttagggttagggttagggttagggttaggttagggttagggttaggttagggttagggttaggttagggttagggtcAGAGTCAGTTTTTGGGTTAGGGTTTGGGTTAAGGTTAGGGTTTGGGTTaaggttagggttagggttagggttaggttagggttaggttagggttagggttagggttaggttagggttagggtcAGAGTCAGTTTTTGGGTTAGGGTTTGGATTaaggttagggttagggttagggttagggttaggttagggttaggttagggttagggttaggttagggttagggtcAGAGTCAGTTTTTGGGTTAGGGTTTGGGTTAGGGTCACTTTTTTGGCCATCCACCCCCATCTGGGATAGGAGGTACCATCTCTGTTTGCAGTTCTTGGGATTTTCAAGCTCTCTCCAAGTTCCCTGATATTTTGATGACTTTCTGTCCATCTCTGACCTTGGGATTTGTTTCTGACTCTCATGATGGAGTTTCCAACCCTGTACAGACCCAAGTCTCACCCTTTGGTCTGGAGGAACCTTTGCCTCTTGTCATCCTTCGGTAGATCCCAGCTTCTCCTCAGAGCCTTGGCTTTCACCAGggtttttcaatattttttatttaaattcagtcCCTGGGCTTTTTGGGGTGACCTCCAGCAGTCTCGGAGGTCTCCCAGCCCAGTGTTGGATTTGAATTGTGGGAGAGGCACAGCGAGTCCATAACTCCTGAGgcatttccctgccctgggaattCTGGAGTTGGGTTTAAGCTGGGCCATGCCTGGGATTTCAGCGTGGGATGacatcagagaaacaaaaatgaaacaattccGGGTTTAGGCGTTTATTTAATCCAGATTTTTCAGTTACATTTTTGGGCCAGAATCCAAGGGATCTTTCCTcaatctaaataatttttttgtggtttttttttttgtttggttggttggttggtttggtttggtttggtttttgttttttggggtttgttttgttttgttttgttttttggttttttggggttttttgttcttgttgttgttggttggtttggtttgggttgggtttggttttttttcccccccaggaGACCTTTATCCCGGTTTGTTGTTGAGTTTTTcggttttttgttggtttttttttcccccacgcCTCTTGTGCCACCTGCTGACCGAGGGCTccgtgtccccgcagccccggaGCCTCCCCGCTCCCCCTCCGGCATCCCCCGgttccttccttccctcaccCGCTCCCACCTCCAGCCCGGACCAGAATTATTCCCCGAAAAAATCCCGTTTAAAAATAACCCCGAGCACTCGGAACCCCGCTGGATTTCACCTCCCGTGACACCgcaaagccccaaaaatccgcAATTCCCGCTCGCAGCCGTCACTGCCCCGCTGCTTTTTAACgggggctggaggagcactGGGGGGATTTTCCCACCTTTCCAGTCCctaattttggggatttggaggAGAAGCAAAGCTGCAGATCCCGGCTGGCCAAGcagagggcactgctggctcacgATTCCAGCCGGGGCTCTGCTCCTTGAGCCCATCCCAgagtcccaaaatcccaggagcagcagcagagaaaccaACCCTGggtcccctccatccctctgattcCAACAGGCCCTAAAAACTCCAGGAATAATAAGTTCAAAAGCGGGAACAACACCCAGCCGAACAGAGCAGTGATGGAGAGCACTGGGCAACTtctcaaaatggaaaaattgggggagaaAGAGATTAAATGGGCACGGGAGATGCAAGCCTGGCCCAGTTTGGGGTTCACCAGGATGTCCTGACACCCAGCTCCACCCCggaggcacagagcaggttcCCCACGAAAATGAACTAAAGTTTCATATTTTTATCCCATGGATTCTGaaattgaagatttttcttctttttccccgCTGATGTTTATTAGAAAGCCCTGGGGAGAGAATCTCCTCCCCTCacccccctgcagctccttctcacTCCCATCCTCTCcacttttgcttttattttgctgatgGAAAAGGACAGAAAGCAGCCGGGAGGAAGCAGAGGGTGCGGAAAACCCTTTCAAGTTGGATTTCAGCTGTACCGGAGATCCCCAAACCCCTCGGAGGCGCccatgctcagctctgtgcactcctttattttttaattcctaaCATTCCCAGTGtcaatattcccatttttccctcactcCTGACCACTTCAAACGCCAAATGCGGCAGGACTGAAGCTCTGGGGGGGTGTTGGCTCTCCTGAGAGGCGGATTCGGGTTTCCAGCGCTTCGGATGCTCCTCCGCCGCCGCGGCTCCCGATGGATCCCGGCGATAGCTGCGAAACCCGACACGGCGGGAGCCGCGGCGGTGCCGCTGCCATGGAAACGCCCCGGTGCCGCCCCGAAGTGGTTTTCTCCCTGTTTCACCTAACCTGGTTAGAGAGAGGAGTAATGGCCCTGGAGAGCCGCAGCCGGATCAGCCCCGCGCCGCAGGGAGCcgggatggagggatggatccTGCCGGGAATTCGAGATGGATCCTGCCCGGCTCTTCCAGGAGCTCCCCGGGGACATCCCGGCCCAAACGCCGGCCCTGAGCTTCGGGAAGCACTTGGGAATGGCCTGGTCCCCCCTGGGAAGGGCCTGAGCCCCCTGGGAAGGGCCTGAGCCCTCCCCCCTGGATGGCACTTGGGAATGGCTTGAGCCCTTTTGGAAGGGTCTGATCCTCCCTGGGAAGGATCTGAGCCCTCCTGGATGGCACTTGGGAAGAGCCTGAGACCCTTGGGAATGGCCTGAGCCCCCTAGGAGGGGCATGATCCCTCCTGGGAAGGGCCTGAGCCCCCTGGGAAGGGTCTGAGCCCCCCTGGATGGCACTTGGGAATGGCTTGAGCCCCTTTGGAAGGGTCTGATCCTCCCTGGGAAGGGCATGATCCCTCCTGGATTGCACTTAGGAATGGCCTGAGCCCCTTGGGAAGGGCCCGGTGCCCCTGGGAAGGGCATGATCCCCCTGGATGGCACGTGAGAAGGGTCTAATCCCCCTGGCAAGGGTCTGATCCTCCCTGGATGGCACTTGTTAAGAGCTTGAGGCACCTGGGAAGAGTCTGAGCCCCTTGGGAAGGGCCTGATCCCTCCTGGATGTCACTTGGGAATGGCCTGAACCCCCGGGAAGGGTCTGATCCCCCCAAGGATGTCACTTGGGAAGGGTTTGATCACTCTGGGAAGGGTCTGATCTCTCCTGGGTGGCACTTGGGAATGGCCTGAGTCCCCGGGAATGGTCTGATCCCTCCTGGATGCCGCTGGGAAAACCCTAAGAAGGCTCCAGGAAGGCTCAGCAGCAGGTTTTGGCCAGGGAGCACCTGCGAGGTGATTTAGGAGCCTCATCCGAgcctctgggtgctgcagaggCCGCCTGCCAGCGAGGAGGGCTGGATGTGACCCGTGGGATGCACACGGAGAGGGAtgggggcggccccgcggccccaGAGCCATCCTGGGACACCGGTCCGGGGTGAAATCCATTCTCCGTCCCTCAGCCCAGCCGCTTTGGGTGGTGCCCAGAGCCGAACCCCGCCCGCCCATTCATCCCGGAGTCAGCAGGGGCGGATGGAGCCGCTTCCCCCAATTCCTTCCTGCTCGTCTCGATCCCAGCCAAGCATCTCACCTCGGCGCCGGGGTGTAAAATGAGCCCTGGGCGCTCGCAGCCCCGAACAAAGCGGCCAGAGGCGGCCGCGGATCCCCCGGGCCCCGGGAAAGGGCTTGGGGAGCGCGTTTGGagcggggaaactgaggcacgggcTGGCACCGGGGGAGGATCCAGCCTgaggagccggggctgggccgaggagctgcagcctcgCTCCTCtgggggaatgggaattttggggggtgggCTGCGAGCGCAATAAcacaaaaatggcaaaaaaatggcccaaaatttaccaaaaatgcaaaaaaaaaaaaaaaaaagcgaaaGAAGTCGAAGagaaggcaaggcaaggcaaggcaaggcaggagaagaagagaagagaagagaagagaagagaagagaagagaagagaagagaagagaagagaagagaagagaagagaagagaagagaagagaagagaagagaagagaagagaagagaagagaaagagaagagaagagaagagaagagaagagaagagaagagaagagaagagaagagaagagaagagaagagaagagaagagaagagaagagaagagaagagaagagaagagaagagaaaaagaaaagaaaagaaaagaaaagaaaaaaaaaaaggaaaaggaaaaggaaaaggaaaaggaaaaggaaaaggaaaaggaaaaggaaaaggaaagaaaagaaaagaaaagaaaagaaaagaaaagaaaagaaaagaaaagaaaagaaaagaaaagaaaagaaaagaaaagaaaagaaaagaaaagaaaagaaaagaaaagaaaagaaaagaaaagaaaagaaaagaaaagaaaagaaaagaaaagaaaagaaaagaaaagaaaagaaaagaaaagaaaaagaaaaggcatcaCAGAGGAGAGTGtaagcaaaaagaaatcacggagcagggcctgggcttTCCCCGCCAAAGGGATTCAGGAGATGCTGAGGGGAtgctgagccctgagcctgAAAACCTGGGGAGGGGAGCTCGGTGATTCCCGGGCTGTGTCCAGCCAAAATTCCCACTTTAGACTGGGAAATGGGACTCGTGGAGTCACAGAGAGGCTGGGAAATCCCTCAGACAGGACCCCAGGGATGTGAACGCGCCCGGAGCCAAACCCGGGGGCTGGGAATGAGCCCGGGCGTTCCCCAGGGATATGATCCGACCCGTGGGGGCTCCGAGCCCTTTTCTGCCCCAGCCTCTGGGTTtatttcccctcctgctgcagccccccacCTCCCCGCCCGCTCGGGGCCGTTTATTTATCCACCCTCCCCTCCCGGCCGCTGTCCCTGGGGCGGGAggccccggcccagcccggccccggccggcCCGGCTGTGTCAGGGCTATCAGCGAACACCCGCCCTGAGCCCGGCTGGAATTTTAATTGCAATCGCCGCTCCCTGCGCTCAGATAAGGGGCAGCATCACCCCCGGCCCGAGGggctccccaggacccccccgcTGTCCCACGGGGTACCAGGACCCCAACTCATGGGGGTACCCTGACCCCTCTCCACGCCCTGGTaaggctctgccagctcagccgAGGAAGcgctgggacaaactgggacgaactgggacaaactgggagggagctggggcccGGAGCAGTCCCACGCCCCTGCCCCAGCGCCCCTCCCCTCCCGCAGGAGCTTGGTGGTCTGCGCTCCTTATCAGCGCTTATCTGCCGGAGCCGCTCGCTAATGTGACCTTAATGGAGCTCAAATGGACTCGATTTGTTTTATTGCGGCTCAGCCCGAAGCCCggcaccccctgcccccctcccTCCGCTCCCTTGTTTTGGAAACAcgcaggaagggaagggaagggaagcgaaggggctgctccttcctcGGGCTCGGGGGGCAGCGCATGGGGAGCCGGAGCCCCCCGGGCGGCAGGGAGAGCCCTCCCGGCActgcccctccttcccctgtgccccctgctcCCCCGGCTCCCCCGGCTCCCCCTGGTCCCCCTCCTTGCCCTCCTTCCCCGGCTCCCCCTgcgccccccgagccccgcggACCCCCCGGGCCGGAGCTGCTCCGGGCAGGGCCGgagccgggagcggggctggcagcgccCCCCGGGTCCGGAGATGCTGCCCACGCCCTTCTCGGTGAGGGACATCCTCAACCTGGAGGCTCCCGGGGATCCCcgagctgggcaggaggagccgcGGCCGCGTAAGTGCCCGCGGGGCCCTGCGGGAAGGGCGGGGGAAGCACCGGGGGGACCCCGCGCAGCCGATCTCGTTACACCAGCACCCGCCGGTCCCGCTGgttcccctttttcctctcttttccctttatCCCACTCTTTTTCACCcgctggtttggtttttttgcggttttttggggcattttcagGCATCCCGGTGCGCCCCCACGCATCCCCCGCGCATCCCCCGCGCATCCCCCGCGCATCCCCCGCGCATCCCCCGCGCATCCCCTGCGCATCCCCCGCGCATCCCCCGCGCATCCCCGCAGCTCCGGCTGCCCTCGGGGAAACGGGACGGTCCGGGGGTggatggagctgggggctggatttgggattttcaggggtttttccTGCCCGATGTCATTCCCATGTCGCGCTCCGTGAGTCGGCCCCGCTGGGGACACGCCCGGCCCGGGAGGGCAGAGGATGCCCGAGAGGGATCGATCGGGGCTGTCTCGCTTCTCCCCGCagctaaaatcccaaaatttcctccgCTCCTCTTTCCCGAACCCCCAGCGGCCGCAGAGCGGGGAAACCAGCGGGGACAGAGCGGGAGCACTGGGcagactgggaggggacagggagagggggCCCGGGGGGGATTCTGTCCCCTCCGCACCTTCCAGAGCCTTCAGCACCCCCTGGAACTCCCGAATTCCCTGCCGGGGtatcccagagcatcccaggcGCAGCTGGACCTGATCCcggctgctcctctgccacaCAAATTTTCAGCAAAtcagaaattccccaaaaacagCAACTCCTCTCAGATTTAAGGATTTTCCCCCTCCGCTCCAAGCTCCTTcgggggtttttgttttgccGAAATTCAGGAAATGTGGGATTCTCctttcctggagctggaggcagaTCCTGCCGGAGGTCGGGATTCCAGAGCACGATGGTgggaaaggggatttggggtctggaatGCTCGGACCTGCTGTGTGCCCGCTTTTCTTTGTGCCCCTCGGACGACGACGGCAGCcccaaaacattttcaggagGCGTCAttaggagggggaaaaaggagattttatcCAGAATTCGTGAaacagctgaattaaaaaaaaaaaaaaaaaaaaagggggggggggattttATTCTCTATAAATATCACgggaaaattaatattaaatttacCAAGTACCTTTGCTTTATGAACTGTCAACCCTACTCCATCCTATTCCCACGGGGTGCCATTCCCCATTTGATCCCTCCCTCCCGCTGGGAACAGAGCCGGATTTGGCTCtgactttgctttgtttttccccccGCCGCAGGAAAATCCCCGCTCTCCCCGAGCTCTGAGGCCGATGCGGATCCCGGGGAGCCCCGGCCGGCGCcggggcagcggcagcggcggaGGCCGCGCGTTCTGTTCTCGCAGGctcaggtgctggagctggagcgGCGCTTCCAGCGGCAGAAATACCTGTCCGGGCCAGAGCGGGAGCAGCTGGCgcggctgctgcagctcagccccacgCAGGTGAAGATCTGGTTCCAGAACCGGCGCTACAAGAGCAAGCGGCAGCGGCAGGAGCGCTGCCCGGAGCCGGCCGTGCCCGCGCTGCCCCCGCGCacggtgccggtgccggtgctgGTGCGGGATGGCGAGCCCTGCCCGGGGGGCTCCCGGCCCTTCCCGGCTCCCTGGGGAATTCCCGGCCCTTTTTCCTACAGCTCCTGCCTCGGCGGCGGCGCTTGCGGGCCGGGCTGCGGGTACCCGGGGGTgccgcccggggccgcccccggcGGTGCCCAGCGCCAgcgcccggccctgcccgcgggCATCGGCGCCGGGAGCCGGGGCTGAGCGGGGACAGGCAGCGGGACAGCTCCCGGCGCTCCGGAGCGGGCCCTGATCGGGCAGCAGCCGCATCCAAAGGGTTTCTGCCAGCCCCAAGGATCTCAGCAGCCGCATCCAAAGGGTTTCTGTCAGCCCGAAGGATCTCAGCAGCTACATCCGGAGGATTCCTGCCATCCCAAAGGATTTCAGCATCCAAATCCAAAGGattcctgccagccccaaggATCTCAGCAGCCACATCCGAAGGATTCCTGCCAGCCCAAAAGATTTCAGCAGTCAAATCCAAAGGATTCCTATTATTGACAATATTTAATGCTTTGTGTTCCTGTAATTTCtagatttatttttgaaatctcAAAGGATTTCAGCAGCCAAATCCAAAGGattcctgccagccccaagcATCTCAGCATCCACATCCAAAGGGTTTCTGTCAGCCCAAAGGATCTCAGCAGTGAAATCCAGAGGATTCCTGCCATCCCAAAGGATTTCAGCATCCATATCCAGAGGATTCACACCCAGAGGATTCCTGTTATTGACAATATTTAATTCTTTGTGTTCCTGTAATTTCtagatttatttttgaaatctcAAAGGATTTCAGCATCCATATCCAGAGGATTCCTGCCAGCCCGAAGGGTTTCATCATCCACATCCAAAGGATTCCTATTATTGACAACATTTAATGCTTTGTGTTCCTGTAATTTCtagatttatttttgaaatccCAAAGGGTTTCACCATCCAAATCCAAAGGATTCCTGCCATCCCAAAAGATTTCACCGTCCAAATCCAGAGGATTCCTGCCAGCCCCGACAGCGGAACAGTCcctggaaagagaaagggacacgctgccccacagccccacagtgACTTTTGGCACACAacaattataaattatttattattaaacaaTAATTTGGAGTCTGGCCCCTCTAGCTGCCGAGGGATTTGCTCCCCCAGATGTCACCAGGACTTTTCCTTCCTCAGAATAACGGGAAAACAGGGGCTGTGCACATCCCTGtgcttttttgttattattattgacAATATTTAATGCTTTGTGTTCCTGTAATTTCtagatttatttctgatttgtttttcttaataagTCCCAGCACAGGTATGGATTTCTGcctttattattaatattattgttattattattattattatttgcaagTAAAAACTAATCAGTGAAATTGCGGTTTCGCTGTTTTGTCATTTCTCactttgtattttgaattttaccGTCGGCCATTTGCACCTGAGCATCCAAACCTGagccaaagaaaaagaaaaatcaaatcaaatcctAATAATCCAGGCAAAAATCACCTTGTAGCCCAAGTTTGGGAATTCCACAGGGTCCTTTCCCCTGCAATTCCACAGGGAATTCCTTTTCCCTGAGTTCCAAAGGGtccttttccctgcagatccacagaaaattccctttttccctgcaattccaaaggaaaatcccatttctctgcAGTTCCACAGGGAATTCCCTTTCTCCTTCAATTCCAcaggaaaattccttttcctctgcaatTCCACATGGAATTCCTTTTGCCTGCAGTTCCCCAGGgattcccttttcccttttccctctatTCCACatgaaattcccttttcccttcaattCCACCCGGAATTCCTTTTTCCCTGCAATTccacagggaatttttttttcctgaagttccACAGGGtccttttccctgcagttccacaagaaattcccttttcccttcaattCCACAGGGaattccctttccctgcagtttcACGGGGtccttttccctgcagttcCACAGGGAATTGATTTTCCCTGCAATTCCAAATGGAAttccctttcccctgccctgggaatcgctgctggcactgggagaagCCCTGGGATCGCAGTGTGCGGGCTCACCTGAAATCCCCAACAACATCGCGATTTTCCTTGGAGGTCCAGCCACAAATCCCAGGAAACTCCCCCaaataaaggcagaaataaggaaggaattttattttttttttcctagggaaaaaaagcgcctggaaatgggaatggtgagagctggaggagctccGGGCAAAGCCCCCAGGGACgggctgggattgctgggaTCGCCCAGGCCAGGGCCGGGATTCGGACCcgatgatccctgtgggtccctcccagctcaggatattcccaATCCCTTCACAattcttcccaaattccctttccctgcccaaaACCAGGCT containing:
- the NKX2-6 gene encoding homeobox protein Nkx-2.6, yielding MLPTPFSVRDILNLEAPGDPRAGQEEPRPRKSPLSPSSEADADPGEPRPAPGQRQRRRPRVLFSQAQVLELERRFQRQKYLSGPEREQLARLLQLSPTQVKIWFQNRRYKSKRQRQERCPEPAVPALPPRTVPVPVLVRDGEPCPGGSRPFPAPWGIPGPFSYSSCLGGGACGPGCGYPGVPPGAAPGGAQRQRPALPAGIGAGSRG